DNA from Acidobacteriota bacterium:
ACGTCTACTCCGCCGAGGTCGAGAGCGCGATCTCGACCCATCCGGTCGTCGGCCAGGTGGCCGTGATCGGCGTCCCCCACGAAGTCTGGGGCGAGCAGGTCCACGCCATCGTCGTGCCGAAGGAGGGCGCCGACGTCGACGAGGGCACGGAAGCCTCGATCATCAGCCACGCCCGCGAGTCGATTGCCGGCTACAAGGTGCCCAAGTCGGTCGAGTTCCGGGCCGAGCCCCTGCCTTTGTCCGGCGCGATGAAGGTGCTGAAGCGCGAGCTGCGCGCCCCGTACTGGGAGGGCAAGGAGCGCGGCATCAACTGAGCACGCCGCGGCCGGACTGTCGGTGCGCCGACCTACTGGCCGGCATCAGGTCAGTCCCGGCGTCTACTTCACTCCGGCGCACAGCCACTTGATCGGCTTGAACAGGACCAGGAACACGGCGCCGCCGACTGCCACGATCAGCGCCACCGTGCGGAACAACTCGGCCGGCGGCAGCGCCTCGATGTAGCCGGCCACCCGACCCGCGATCAGGTTGCCGAGGGCGGCGCCCATGAACCAGGTCCCCATCATCTGGGACACCAGACGGTCCGGCGCCAGCTTCGTCATGCTCGACAGGCCCACCGGGCTCAGGCAAAGCTCACCGACCGTGTGGAAGAAGTAGGTCACGACCAGCCAGGCCATCGCCGCCTGCTCGCCGCCCGCTTCGGCCATCGAGGCGCCCCAGGAGAGCACGCCGAAACCGACACCGAGCAGCACCAGACCAAGGCCGAACTTGACCGGGATCGACGGGTTCCGGTCCCCGAGCTTGACCCAGAGGGCGCCCATGACCGGCGCCAGGACGATGATGAAGAAGGGGTTCACCGCCTGCAGCGAGCCGATCGGAACCTCCATGAGTCCCCAGAGGTCACGGTTCACGTAGTCCCTCGTGAACAGGTTGAGAGTGGACCCCGCCTGCTCGAAGCCTGACCAGAACAGGGCCGCGCCCACGAACAGCACCGCGCATGCGCCGACTCTTCGCCTCTCCGTGGCGTCGTTGCAGACGAAGCCGATCACGTAGGCGAAGTAGACCGCCGCCAGCACGACAACGATGACGCCGGTCGCGTCAGCGAAACCGACCAGGGTGATCGGCGCGCTTTCGCTGGCTCCGAGCCACCACAGGATGCCCGCCAGCACGACGATGCAGGCGGTACCAGCGATCAGGCTGCGCTTGGCGTTCGCGAGCTGAACGGGATCGGCCGCCGGCCCGCGCGGATCACCGGCGCCTTCCAGGTGCTTCTGTCCGCGGACGTAGGCGACGATCGCCGCGGTCATGCCCACGCCGGCCGCGCCGAAGCCCAGGTGCCAGTTGATGTTCTCGCCCAGGTAGGAACAGACGAGCGGCCCGGCGAGGGCGCCGATGTTGATCCCGGAGTAG
Protein-coding regions in this window:
- a CDS encoding oligopeptide:H+ symporter, with protein sequence MTTTTAQWFGHPRGLSTLFFTELWERFSYYGMRALLLLYMTDVATGGLDLGTERSSAIYGLYTFGVYALALPGGWVADRILGQKKAVLWGGVIIALGHYALAVPSLVTFFLGLFLVVVGTGLLKPNVSAVVGDLYVSDSAARRDAGFSIFYSGINIGALAGPLVCSYLGENINWHLGFGAAGVGMTAAIVAYVRGQKHLEGAGDPRGPAADPVQLANAKRSLIAGTACIVVLAGILWWLGASESAPITLVGFADATGVIVVVLAAVYFAYVIGFVCNDATERRRVGACAVLFVGAALFWSGFEQAGSTLNLFTRDYVNRDLWGLMEVPIGSLQAVNPFFIIVLAPVMGALWVKLGDRNPSIPVKFGLGLVLLGVGFGVLSWGASMAEAGGEQAAMAWLVVTYFFHTVGELCLSPVGLSSMTKLAPDRLVSQMMGTWFMGAALGNLIAGRVAGYIEALPPAELFRTVALIVAVGGAVFLVLFKPIKWLCAGVK